One window of Dyadobacter sandarakinus genomic DNA carries:
- a CDS encoding outer membrane beta-barrel protein has protein sequence MMKRNYTLLWALLMLSGVNVSAQKRNLSGHKYINPFGVLSLTGGLGIAYYTGDLRDGVNMKHLGLGPSISLGALYRLTEHVSARGELRFYQVSADQKYSKNYQNNLSFRTRNPDLNIGIQAELFSFNNQPKVNPYLFGGLGFTLLNPKAKLDNQWYKLAPLRTEGVKYSRLPLVFTAGIGVSVKTTNRLSLGAELCNNFVNSDYLDDVSTVYPNPDLLPGDLARRLSDRAPEIGEQPRQPGWNRGSAKNKDSYLFLQMRATYLIGNRQQALERKKTRCPKF, from the coding sequence ATGATGAAGAGAAATTATACCTTGCTATGGGCCTTGCTGATGTTGTCGGGCGTAAATGTTTCGGCTCAAAAAAGAAACCTGTCTGGCCATAAATACATAAACCCGTTCGGCGTACTGAGTCTCACAGGCGGGCTGGGGATCGCCTACTATACCGGCGACCTGAGGGACGGGGTGAATATGAAGCACCTGGGCCTGGGCCCTTCGATTTCACTGGGCGCATTGTACCGCCTTACCGAACATGTCAGTGCACGCGGCGAGCTCCGGTTTTACCAGGTATCCGCTGATCAGAAATATTCCAAAAACTACCAGAACAACCTTTCTTTCCGTACCCGCAATCCCGACCTGAACATTGGGATCCAGGCAGAGCTTTTTTCCTTCAATAATCAACCCAAAGTAAATCCCTATCTCTTCGGCGGACTCGGTTTTACCTTGTTAAACCCGAAGGCAAAGCTGGATAACCAATGGTACAAGCTGGCACCATTACGGACGGAAGGGGTGAAATACAGCCGGCTTCCACTTGTTTTTACTGCCGGAATCGGTGTCTCTGTGAAAACGACGAACAGGCTTAGTCTGGGTGCAGAGCTTTGTAACAACTTTGTCAACTCCGACTATCTTGACGATGTCAGCACCGTTTATCCCAATCCTGATCTGCTGCCCGGCGACCTGGCCAGAAGGCTCTCCGACCGTGCCCCTGAAATCGGCGAACAGCCCCGCCAGCCCGGCTGGAACCGGGGAAGTGCCAAAAACAAGGATAGTTATCTTTTTTTACAAATGCGCGCTACCTACCTGATCGGGAACCGGCAGCAGGCATTGGAAAGAAAAAAAACGCGCTGCCCGAAATTCTGA
- a CDS encoding head GIN domain-containing protein: protein MKKAFLLPIFALIITIACDAQDTRSFSASGFTKVSMGSAFRIDVKQGKQFSIHTSGRREDLEELEASVKGGTLHLGYRNNSWTKSRKQVNVSITMPSLEGVDFSGASKATVAPFSGVKSMDIEVSGASQVTMEVSAPKVTFDLSGASSLVLTGKGDVLDGEVSGASSFKGRDFSSKTANIEASGASSAHVMASNTVHADASGASSIRYAGDARDVHSNTSGASSVKRE from the coding sequence ATGAAAAAAGCTTTCTTACTTCCCATTTTTGCCCTGATCATCACCATTGCATGCGATGCCCAGGATACCAGAAGTTTTTCTGCCTCCGGCTTTACAAAGGTGTCCATGGGCAGTGCCTTCCGGATTGACGTGAAACAGGGAAAACAATTCAGCATTCATACCAGCGGCCGCCGCGAAGACCTGGAAGAGCTGGAAGCGTCTGTAAAAGGCGGCACATTGCACCTGGGTTACCGCAACAACAGCTGGACCAAAAGCCGCAAGCAGGTGAATGTCAGCATTACCATGCCTTCGCTGGAAGGTGTCGATTTTTCGGGTGCGTCCAAAGCGACCGTAGCACCATTCTCAGGTGTTAAAAGTATGGATATTGAAGTTTCAGGGGCCTCGCAGGTAACCATGGAAGTATCGGCCCCCAAGGTGACCTTTGATCTTTCGGGTGCCTCTTCGCTTGTACTGACCGGTAAAGGAGACGTGCTGGATGGTGAAGTGTCGGGGGCTTCGTCCTTCAAAGGCCGTGATTTTTCAAGCAAAACCGCCAATATTGAAGCTTCCGGTGCCAGCAGTGCGCATGTCATGGCAAGTAACACTGTCCACGCTGATGCCAGCGGCGCCAGCAGCATCCGCTATGCCGGCGATGCCAGAGACGTGCATTCAAATACCTCGGGTGCAAGCTCGGTAAAGCGGGAGTGA
- a CDS encoding PspC domain-containing protein has product MKKTISINIGGVIFHIEEDGYEKLKVYLSSVQRYFSSFADSKEIISDIESRIAERFYNKQKAENKQVISLADVDELIAAMGTVADFEAIEQAEDILADPLETAARTAHTHTQIPREEPSAAPFPPKTEAPRTSAAPRKLFRDLRRKLIGGVAAGLAHHFTIDPIWVRLAFLFAVIGLPAGSGMLDLNMEDAFGPFSAFVTLVYIAMWIAFPGSVTLEEDAKIKKFYRDPDRKVVGGVAAGVASYFGVDLGVVRFIWVLSILLFGTGVIIYIVLWVIAPAAKTLTEKMEMQGEPITLSNIESNIKQSLNLDEKAGEEHIVTKILLFPFRAIALIITAVGKLLRGVGPVLRIFIGVLLVAMAVMSLLGLLIGGSVAFGLASFATFDDLPAPFLIFQELPGVVVFSGLLVAAVPLITFLLLGLTLLSNKRVVTASVWLTLLGLWIVGIIGATIGGVSYQRNFAKRGEILQTSYYAFPQGTLTLDRREDHEEENIGTSIKLTGYNASTDSLRLEKTIYARGRTREDARKNAEGIQYNPEFRDSLMIFAEGPALGTKGPFRDQHIDLNLNIPYNKTFRITRDFYYQLSHWEDNHKALTKYNLEGDEVIWKNLLWTMRPDSGLICVNLPAQFLNTESNQENQENEDMSINYDNEDSNVDLGERGNYIKQFTVGTFNKVQVAGAFSVIVRPGSEFNVSADSDSQEDVDNLSVYTEDGELHIKRKDEFSIFDSNKWKRVGLVITMPTVEGVAITGANRARIVDFTGLNKLNVDVSGASKVEVSVETVELDVDMSGASKLYLKGSARNAHLEASGACKMTATDMRIEQADVKASGASKIELGHIPQLNSNANGASKINAQQ; this is encoded by the coding sequence ATGAAAAAGACCATCAGCATTAATATAGGCGGCGTCATATTCCATATCGAAGAGGATGGCTACGAGAAATTGAAAGTTTACCTTTCGTCCGTGCAGCGCTACTTCTCTTCTTTTGCCGACAGCAAAGAAATCATCTCAGACATTGAAAGCAGGATTGCAGAACGTTTTTACAACAAACAAAAAGCCGAAAACAAGCAGGTAATATCCCTGGCCGACGTAGACGAGCTCATTGCGGCGATGGGTACCGTGGCTGATTTTGAAGCCATTGAACAAGCCGAAGATATCCTTGCCGATCCGCTGGAAACCGCAGCGAGGACTGCTCATACCCACACGCAGATTCCCCGTGAGGAACCTTCTGCAGCGCCTTTTCCGCCCAAAACGGAGGCCCCACGGACATCAGCAGCTCCCAGAAAGCTTTTTCGTGACCTGCGGCGCAAGCTGATTGGTGGTGTGGCGGCAGGACTTGCGCACCATTTTACGATAGATCCGATCTGGGTGCGCCTGGCCTTTCTTTTTGCAGTAATCGGACTGCCCGCAGGCTCAGGCATGCTGGACCTGAACATGGAAGATGCATTTGGGCCGTTTTCAGCTTTTGTAACGCTGGTATACATTGCCATGTGGATAGCTTTTCCAGGATCGGTTACCCTGGAAGAAGATGCCAAGATCAAGAAGTTTTACCGTGATCCGGACCGTAAGGTTGTAGGCGGTGTGGCAGCGGGTGTGGCTTCATACTTTGGGGTAGACCTGGGTGTTGTACGTTTTATATGGGTATTGTCGATCCTGCTGTTTGGTACAGGTGTGATCATTTACATCGTACTTTGGGTGATTGCGCCGGCTGCAAAAACATTGACCGAGAAAATGGAAATGCAGGGCGAGCCGATTACGCTCTCCAATATCGAATCCAACATCAAGCAAAGCCTTAATCTGGATGAAAAAGCGGGAGAAGAGCATATTGTAACCAAAATCCTGCTCTTTCCTTTTCGCGCGATTGCACTGATCATTACGGCAGTAGGTAAGCTGCTGAGGGGAGTAGGGCCAGTACTGCGCATCTTTATTGGTGTGTTGCTTGTGGCAATGGCCGTCATGTCGCTCCTGGGACTGCTGATTGGGGGCAGCGTAGCATTCGGGCTTGCCAGCTTTGCTACTTTCGACGATCTGCCTGCTCCATTCCTGATCTTCCAGGAACTGCCGGGCGTGGTGGTCTTCTCAGGACTGCTCGTGGCAGCAGTACCTTTAATCACGTTCCTGCTGCTGGGACTTACCCTGTTGTCCAACAAGAGAGTTGTAACAGCTTCGGTATGGCTGACCCTCCTGGGACTTTGGATCGTGGGCATCATCGGGGCTACGATTGGTGGCGTAAGCTACCAGCGTAACTTTGCCAAAAGGGGAGAAATATTGCAGACAAGCTACTATGCCTTCCCACAGGGCACCCTCACACTCGACAGGAGGGAGGATCATGAGGAGGAAAACATCGGGACCAGCATCAAGCTCACGGGGTACAATGCCTCCACAGACAGTCTGCGTCTTGAAAAAACAATTTATGCAAGAGGAAGAACAAGAGAAGATGCCCGCAAAAATGCCGAGGGTATCCAGTACAATCCTGAATTCAGGGATTCGCTCATGATTTTTGCGGAAGGTCCTGCATTGGGCACAAAGGGACCATTCCGCGACCAGCACATTGATCTTAACCTGAACATTCCATATAATAAGACATTCAGGATCACGCGTGACTTCTACTATCAGCTTTCACATTGGGAAGACAATCATAAAGCCCTCACCAAATACAACCTGGAAGGCGATGAAGTGATATGGAAAAACCTGCTGTGGACCATGCGTCCCGATTCAGGGCTGATATGTGTCAACCTTCCTGCCCAGTTTCTGAATACGGAAAGCAATCAGGAAAATCAGGAAAATGAAGATATGTCAATCAATTATGACAATGAAGACAGTAATGTGGACCTGGGCGAAAGAGGCAACTACATCAAGCAGTTCACGGTTGGTACCTTCAATAAAGTACAGGTTGCGGGTGCATTTTCAGTAATTGTGCGGCCAGGCTCCGAGTTCAATGTCAGTGCCGATTCGGACAGTCAGGAGGACGTGGATAACCTTTCGGTTTATACGGAAGATGGTGAGCTGCATATCAAGCGGAAAGACGAGTTCAGCATTTTTGACAGCAACAAATGGAAGCGGGTAGGGCTGGTTATTACAATGCCCACGGTGGAAGGTGTTGCCATTACAGGAGCAAACCGCGCCCGGATCGTTGATTTCACAGGGCTGAACAAGCTCAACGTGGATGTTTCCGGAGCGTCCAAAGTAGAGGTAAGTGTGGAAACGGTAGAACTGGACGTGGATATGTCGGGAGCATCCAAACTGTACCTGAAAGGCTCGGCACGCAATGCGCACCTCGAAGCCAGCGGCGCGTGCAAAATGACCGCTACCGATATGCGCATTGAGCAGGCAGATGTAAAAGCATCCGGCGCCTCCAAAATCGAGCTCGGCCACATTCCGCAGCTGAACAGTAATGCAAATGGCGCCAGTAAGATTAATGCACAGCAATAA
- a CDS encoding PadR family transcriptional regulator → MNIENAQVQMRKGILEFCILHIISRGEVYASDMLDELTSAHIMVVEGTLYPLLTRLKNSGWLDYKWVESSSGPPRKYYVLTEEGKIFLNAMQSTWFELAESVQTVIKRTEDMGKAASHDLSDPN, encoded by the coding sequence ATGAATATTGAAAATGCCCAGGTGCAGATGCGCAAAGGAATTCTGGAATTCTGCATCCTGCACATCATATCGCGGGGCGAAGTATATGCCTCCGATATGTTGGATGAACTGACGTCCGCGCACATTATGGTGGTGGAAGGTACGTTGTACCCGCTTCTTACCCGGTTGAAAAACTCGGGCTGGCTGGATTACAAATGGGTGGAATCATCGTCTGGTCCGCCGAGGAAATACTATGTTTTGACGGAAGAGGGGAAGATTTTCCTGAATGCCATGCAGTCAACCTGGTTTGAGCTGGCCGAGTCGGTGCAAACCGTGATCAAACGCACGGAAGACATGGGAAAAGCTGCATCGCATGATTTATCCGACCCTAACTGA
- a CDS encoding T9SS type A sorting domain-containing protein: MKFALCPFLSGIKTVVRCSGMILGIGMLVLTTCRAQTTPNLQWERARGGSRLDQLFALQQTADGGYIVGGASESGISADKSEITQGDRDFWILKLAPDGSKEWDKTFGASSEDVLYSLQQTRDGGYILGGYTYGAGGDLSGVVRGGSDYWVIKLSADGTKEWDRVFGGDSFEILRGVQQTSDGGYILGGYSNSGISGDKTEDRRGTMQTNDYWVVKISANGTKQWDKTFGGGLNDQLYAIQQTRDGGYIMGGTSTSGMGGDKSETNQLSGEYEYDSDYWIVKIAANGTKQWDRTLGGDGAEDLRALKETSDGGFILGGQSEAIASGDKTEEPKGASDYWVVKLSPAGEKQWDRTIGSASRDELHALLQSPDGSFILAGSSESCACGDKTGKSRGSFDYWVVKLSMNGTTVIWDKTVGSKGADNLRAVAPTSDGGYLLGGYTDAGAGGEKSQVSRGSYDYWIVKLEADQPPLPVTLITFAGHTEGNMAELSWATTSETQSSFFEIQQSTDGKSWNKLGIVNAKGESNSLVSYQYAHARIAAGSKNLYRLRIVDADGKFTYSKIISLTFGEVERVSIYPNPTSEILSFQGSDWKQVRKVELINSRSAVVYSSAKPVRSIDVSRLQPGLYFARVVRKDGTSQLHKVVVAH; encoded by the coding sequence ATGAAATTCGCATTATGCCCTTTTCTGTCCGGGATCAAGACAGTTGTGAGGTGTTCAGGGATGATTCTGGGGATTGGGATGCTGGTCCTGACTACCTGTCGGGCACAAACTACTCCCAATTTACAATGGGAGCGCGCAAGGGGAGGAAGCAGGCTGGATCAGCTTTTTGCCTTGCAGCAAACCGCTGACGGCGGCTACATTGTCGGTGGTGCATCGGAGTCAGGGATCAGTGCCGATAAGTCGGAAATTACCCAGGGCGACAGGGATTTCTGGATTCTGAAACTGGCACCGGATGGCAGCAAGGAGTGGGACAAAACTTTTGGTGCATCCAGCGAAGATGTACTTTATTCACTCCAGCAGACGCGTGACGGAGGGTACATCCTGGGCGGGTACACCTATGGCGCAGGCGGCGATCTGTCGGGCGTGGTACGAGGCGGGTCGGATTACTGGGTTATCAAGCTTTCTGCAGACGGCACAAAGGAGTGGGACCGGGTGTTTGGCGGTGATTCCTTTGAAATTCTCAGGGGCGTGCAGCAGACCAGCGACGGTGGCTATATTCTTGGCGGGTATTCCAATTCGGGGATCAGCGGGGATAAAACAGAAGACCGGCGGGGAACCATGCAAACAAATGATTACTGGGTGGTAAAAATTTCCGCCAATGGCACAAAGCAATGGGACAAGACTTTCGGCGGAGGCCTGAATGACCAGCTCTACGCAATCCAGCAAACCAGGGATGGTGGCTACATCATGGGAGGGACCTCCACGTCAGGTATGGGGGGCGATAAGTCGGAAACCAACCAGCTGTCCGGAGAATATGAATATGACAGTGATTACTGGATTGTTAAAATCGCTGCAAACGGTACCAAGCAATGGGACCGGACGCTGGGTGGAGACGGAGCAGAGGATTTGCGTGCATTAAAAGAGACTTCAGACGGCGGGTTCATCCTTGGTGGCCAGTCCGAAGCCATAGCGAGCGGCGATAAAACCGAAGAGCCCAAAGGAGCCTCGGACTACTGGGTGGTAAAGCTGTCGCCGGCAGGAGAAAAGCAGTGGGACCGTACCATAGGCAGTGCCAGCCGTGACGAGCTGCATGCCCTGCTGCAATCGCCGGACGGCTCATTCATACTTGCTGGATCGTCGGAGTCGTGTGCCTGTGGTGATAAAACGGGAAAAAGCCGGGGGAGCTTCGACTACTGGGTCGTAAAACTTTCTATGAACGGTACTACTGTAATCTGGGATAAAACAGTGGGTAGCAAAGGTGCGGATAACCTCCGGGCTGTGGCACCTACTTCGGATGGAGGTTACCTGCTGGGTGGATATACGGATGCAGGCGCAGGCGGAGAGAAAAGCCAGGTGTCCCGCGGAAGCTACGACTACTGGATTGTAAAGCTCGAAGCAGACCAGCCACCCCTGCCTGTAACCCTGATAACATTTGCAGGCCATACAGAGGGTAACATGGCTGAGCTCAGCTGGGCTACTACTTCCGAAACACAGAGCAGCTTTTTTGAAATACAGCAAAGTACCGATGGTAAGTCCTGGAACAAGCTTGGCATCGTAAATGCAAAAGGAGAGAGCAACAGTCTTGTCAGCTACCAGTATGCACATGCCCGTATAGCAGCAGGCAGCAAAAACCTGTACAGGCTCAGGATCGTGGATGCGGATGGAAAGTTTACCTATAGTAAAATCATCAGCCTGACATTCGGGGAAGTAGAAAGGGTAAGTATATATCCCAATCCCACTTCCGAAATACTGTCATTTCAGGGCTCTGACTGGAAACAGGTACGCAAGGTGGAGTTGATCAACAGCCGGTCGGCAGTTGTTTATTCATCTGCAAAACCGGTCAGGAGTATAGATGTAAGCCGCTTGCAGCCAGGGTTGTACTTCGCCAGGGTTGTACGGAAAGATGGTACTAGCCAGCTCCATAAAGTGGTAGTAGCACACTGA
- a CDS encoding M1 family metallopeptidase, translating into MRKTLLPLLTLLITVASYAQQLPTSPNYKANDRFEQLGTVLPTPNSTRAASGAPGREYWQQRADYDIKAELDDENRSIKGTETITFFNNSPDELKYIWMQLDQNLFKKDGIGAMSRTGTINEKGMSTSQLQALNNGRGSSLDADKEYGYKIASVKDKAGKALPFTINNTMMRIDLPAGMKPATSIVFSVEWSYNITEYYGRSGYEYFPKDGNANYFIAHWFPRLAPYDDVNGWNHKQFLGQGEFALIFGNYKVAITVPADHVVAASGECQNYAQVLTAAQKQRLKQAETSKTPVMIVTQAEAEKAEKRENKNPGKKTWIYKADNVRDFAFASSRKFIWDAMQQDVYKSGRKIWCMSVYPKEGNPLWEQYSTRAVAHTLKSYGARTFEYPYPVAISCHSIAGGGMEYPMISFNGGRPEEDGTYSEATKYGMIGVIIHEVGHNFFPMIVNSDERQWAWMDEGLNTFCQYLAEKEWDYNFPTRRGEPNQITDYMSSDKSVLTPIMASAENVIGLGPNAYGKPATALNILRETVMGRELFDHAFKEYATRWRFKSPTPADFFRTMEDASGVDLDWFWKGWFYGTEPVDQDLVSVDWFNIDTQNPEIEKELARKEDARRKTTMSKIQDAKTKGETVVAQDSTMADFYNRYDPFKVTDADRQKYEQYLSTLTESEKDLIRNNTNFYTLSVKNKGGLPMPVIVKMDFEDGTDSVAVFPAEIWRFNDAQINKVIATKKKVVQWTLDPYFQIADIDTENNAFPRVAKPTRFQIFKQQQMRRTPNPMQQEGTGAGKITTPKN; encoded by the coding sequence ATGAGAAAAACGCTGCTCCCGTTACTTACCCTGCTGATCACTGTGGCATCCTATGCCCAGCAGCTGCCTACGTCGCCTAACTACAAGGCCAACGACCGATTTGAACAACTGGGCACTGTGCTCCCAACGCCCAACTCAACCCGTGCCGCTTCCGGCGCACCGGGACGCGAGTACTGGCAGCAACGCGCCGACTACGATATCAAAGCCGAGCTTGACGATGAGAACCGCAGCATCAAAGGCACGGAAACCATTACTTTCTTTAATAATTCCCCGGATGAGCTTAAGTACATCTGGATGCAGCTCGACCAGAACCTTTTCAAGAAAGACGGGATCGGGGCTATGTCGCGTACCGGTACCATCAATGAAAAAGGAATGAGCACCAGCCAGCTGCAGGCGCTCAACAATGGCCGCGGCTCGTCCCTGGACGCTGATAAGGAATATGGTTACAAAATCGCATCCGTAAAAGACAAGGCCGGCAAGGCACTTCCTTTTACAATCAACAATACCATGATGCGTATTGATCTGCCAGCGGGCATGAAGCCTGCTACCAGCATCGTGTTTTCGGTGGAGTGGAGCTACAATATTACCGAGTACTATGGCCGGAGCGGTTACGAGTATTTTCCAAAAGACGGAAATGCCAACTATTTCATTGCGCACTGGTTTCCCCGCCTGGCTCCCTATGATGATGTAAATGGCTGGAACCACAAGCAGTTTCTGGGTCAGGGTGAGTTTGCGCTGATCTTTGGTAACTATAAAGTTGCGATTACGGTACCTGCTGACCACGTGGTGGCAGCCAGCGGCGAATGCCAGAACTATGCACAGGTACTTACTGCCGCACAGAAGCAGCGCCTGAAACAAGCCGAGACTTCAAAAACACCGGTTATGATCGTGACGCAGGCTGAGGCGGAAAAGGCAGAAAAGCGTGAAAATAAAAATCCGGGCAAGAAGACCTGGATTTACAAGGCTGACAATGTGCGTGACTTTGCATTTGCAAGCAGCCGCAAGTTTATCTGGGATGCGATGCAGCAGGATGTTTACAAAAGCGGCCGCAAAATCTGGTGTATGTCGGTGTACCCAAAGGAAGGTAACCCGCTATGGGAGCAATATTCGACACGCGCAGTAGCACATACCCTCAAATCTTACGGTGCGCGTACATTTGAGTACCCTTACCCTGTGGCCATATCATGTCACTCGATTGCGGGCGGAGGAATGGAGTACCCCATGATCAGCTTCAATGGCGGAAGGCCCGAAGAGGACGGTACTTACAGCGAAGCCACGAAATACGGAATGATCGGCGTGATTATCCATGAGGTCGGCCACAACTTTTTCCCGATGATCGTGAACTCCGATGAGCGCCAGTGGGCCTGGATGGACGAGGGTCTGAATACATTTTGCCAGTACCTTGCTGAAAAAGAATGGGACTACAACTTCCCTACACGGCGGGGCGAGCCCAATCAGATCACGGACTATATGTCTTCGGATAAATCCGTATTGACACCGATCATGGCTTCCGCGGAAAATGTGATCGGCCTGGGGCCCAATGCCTACGGAAAACCAGCTACGGCACTGAACATCCTGCGCGAGACGGTCATGGGCCGCGAGCTTTTTGATCATGCATTCAAAGAGTACGCAACAAGATGGCGCTTCAAAAGCCCGACACCTGCTGATTTTTTCAGGACGATGGAAGATGCTTCCGGCGTGGACTTGGACTGGTTCTGGAAAGGCTGGTTTTATGGTACCGAGCCTGTGGACCAGGATCTGGTGAGTGTCGACTGGTTTAACATCGACACGCAAAATCCGGAGATCGAAAAAGAGCTGGCGCGCAAGGAAGATGCCCGCCGGAAGACGACGATGAGCAAGATCCAGGATGCCAAAACCAAAGGAGAAACCGTAGTAGCTCAGGACTCGACCATGGCCGACTTTTACAACCGGTATGATCCGTTTAAAGTGACCGATGCTGACCGCCAGAAATACGAGCAGTACCTGTCAACCCTGACCGAGTCGGAGAAAGATCTGATCCGGAACAATACCAACTTTTATACATTGTCCGTCAAAAACAAAGGCGGACTTCCCATGCCTGTGATCGTAAAAATGGACTTTGAGGATGGTACGGATTCTGTGGCCGTATTTCCTGCGGAGATCTGGCGCTTCAATGATGCCCAGATCAACAAGGTGATTGCAACCAAAAAGAAGGTGGTACAATGGACACTGGACCCATACTTCCAGATCGCCGACATTGATACTGAAAATAATGCATTCCCGAGAGTTGCCAAACCTACGAGGTTCCAGATTTTCAAGCAGCAGCAAATGAGGCGTACGCCCAATCCGATGCAGCAGGAAGGTACGGGAGCAGGAAAGATTACGACTCCTAAGAATTAG
- a CDS encoding HupE/UreJ family protein yields MSEFQAYLLLGFNHITDSRGYDHILFIMALCTVYTLVDWKKVVILVTAFTIGHSVTLALSTLGLVNVDKDWIELLIPVTIVITAVFNFFYKTPKSHAAQPERTSSFRYVIALVFGLIHGLGFSNYLRALLGQEAEITSPLLGFNIGLELGQLIIVFIVLCIAFVAIELLRVQRMSWVNILSGIIAGMALSLILNNEFFRSLTTVNTTTASLAYTNTHDDEKNAAPVTYPADHCGILCPAAAYVA; encoded by the coding sequence ATGTCAGAATTTCAGGCTTATTTGTTGCTCGGGTTTAACCACATTACCGATTCCCGGGGTTACGATCACATTCTTTTCATTATGGCATTGTGTACCGTGTACACGCTGGTAGACTGGAAAAAGGTAGTTATTCTGGTGACAGCATTTACCATCGGGCATTCCGTTACGCTGGCACTCTCCACGCTTGGACTGGTGAATGTGGATAAAGACTGGATAGAATTGCTGATCCCGGTAACGATTGTCATTACAGCAGTTTTTAATTTTTTTTACAAAACCCCCAAGAGCCATGCTGCTCAGCCGGAACGTACTTCTTCATTCAGGTATGTGATTGCACTGGTGTTCGGGCTGATCCATGGACTGGGATTTTCCAATTACCTGCGCGCACTGCTCGGTCAGGAAGCGGAGATCACAAGTCCTTTGCTGGGCTTTAATATCGGCCTCGAGCTGGGCCAGCTGATCATCGTCTTCATTGTACTCTGCATTGCATTTGTGGCCATTGAGCTGTTGCGGGTACAGCGCATGAGCTGGGTGAACATTCTTTCGGGCATTATTGCAGGAATGGCATTGTCCCTTATTTTAAACAACGAATTTTTCAGAAGTCTGACCACAGTCAACACAACTACCGCAAGCCTAGCATATACCAATACCCATGATGATGAGAAAAACGCTGCTCCCGTTACTTACCCTGCTGATCACTGTGGCATCCTATGCCCAGCAGCTGCCTACGTCGCCTAA